One segment of Nomia melanderi isolate GNS246 chromosome 10, iyNomMela1, whole genome shotgun sequence DNA contains the following:
- the LOC116430366 gene encoding elongation factor-like GTPase 1 isoform X3 translates to MRLVSAEKLSDVQKNPSNIRNICILAHVDHGKTTLADSLVASNGIISNKLAGKLRYLDSRPDEQVRGITMKSSSIGLYHRYDSREFIVNLIDSPGHVDFASEVSTAVRLCDGAIIVIDVVEGVCPQTRSALSTSYAEGLKPILVLNKIDRLITEMKLVPLDAYVLLSQVLEQVNAVMGELFASDAMEREDKEQLSQDESTGEPVSERSIADWQSALRSMDDSGLYFSPEQGNVLFSSATDGWGFGVKDFAKIFARKLGFSETVLSKTLWGDFYANAKTKRIVRGAQEKAKKPLFVQLILDNLWTLYETITVRKDRERMSSIAEKLDIKLTSRDLRHTDPKAQLQAVCSQWLPLARACLDAVCEIVPAPNNLTSEKVGRLLTGNFDFNALPDETRRLKDAFLACDSSPSSPVIVFVSKMFPVEKKSLPENKPKPLTPEELAQRREIARLRHAEKMTANQRQRSTELDRIEARSSEDKAVETTEMSEMSETSETSETSETSETSETAETNETSQCVQSNSDTAMIAFARAYSGCLRKGSTVFVLGPKHDPRTAVEVPTDDTVTLRDLKPGRHVTVTTIQKLYLLMGRELEPTDTVTAGNVFGIGQLEEHVLKTATLSSTVACPPFSEPMSFGVPIMRVALEPKHPNDLPALINGLKLLNQADACAVVRIQESGEIVLSTAGEVHLERCLEDLKLRYAKVDVNVSEPIVPFRETVVPPPRVDMVNEAIEKKPDDLPQSFPTWTANRQCYFEIDARPLPQKVTKILEKHADLLKSLYRHYGKLSLAEGDTEGELLEGKLPLATPEETVESSSRRMSERTEKALAALKHELSIGFQEAGQEHVLEKIWSFGPRNCGPNILLNETDYKQNKFWEGHSKSDDPRFPYESSMVSGFQLATLAGPLCEEPMTGVCFVLKKWQIFQEGQSENYGQNQGRVGGLLMSACKEACRRAFNFRHPRLVTPMYSCSVLVNSDVLGDRTRSLLDTFHGRRVSPLR, encoded by the exons ATGCGACTCGTCAGCGCGGAAAAATTGTCGGACGTACAAAAGAACCCGAGCAATATACGAAACATTTGCATACTGGCGCACGTGGACCATGGGAAGACGACGCTCGCCGATTCGTTGGTCGCCAGTAACggaatcatttcgaataaaCTGGCGGGCAAACTCCGATACTTGGATAGCAGGCCGGACGAGCAGGTACGAGGGATCACGATGAAGTCGAGTTCCATCGGGCTGTACCATAGGTACGATAGTCGAGAGTTCATCGTGAATCTGATCGATTCACCGGGACACGTCGACTTTGCTTCGGAAGTCTCGACGGCCGTTCGGTTATGCGACGGAGCGATAATCGTGATCGACGTGGTCGAAGGCGTGTGCCCGCAAACGCGCAGCGCTCTCTCCACTTCGTACGCGGAGGGTCTGAAGCCGATATTGGTGCTGAACAAGATCGACAGGTTGATCACGGAGATGAAATTGGTGCCGTTGGACGCGTACGTGCTCTTGAGCCAAGTACTGGAGCAAGTGAACGCGGTGATGGGGGAGCTTTTCGCCAGCGACGCGATGGAGCGGGAAGACAAGGAACAGCTGTCCCAGGACGAGTCGACGGGAGAGCCAGTGTCGGAAAGGAGCATAGCCGACTGGCAGTCCGCGCTGAGAAGCATGGACGATTCCGGCCTCTATTTCTCTCCGGAGCAAGGTAACGTTCTCTTCTCCAGCGCCACGGACGGCTGGGGGTTCGGCGTGAAAGATTTTGCCAAGATATTTGCGAGAAAACTGGGTTTCAGCGAGACGGTGCTGTCGAAAACGCTCTGGGGCGATTTCTACGCGAACGCAAAGACCAAGAGGATCGTCCGAGGAGCGCAAGAGAAGGCCAAGAAGCCGTTGTTCGTTCAGTTGATTCTGGACAACCTCTGGACGTTGTACGAGACGATCACGGTGAGGAAGGACAGAGAGAGGATGAGCTCGATCGCGGAGAAGCTGGACATCAAACTGACCAGCAGAGATCTGAGGCACACGGACCCGAAGGCTCAGCTGCAAGCCGTTTGCTCTCAGTGGTTGCCACTGGCTCGAGCTTGTCTCGACGCGGTGTGCGAGATCGTCCCGGCTCCGAACAATTTAACCAGCGAAAAGGTCGGACGATTGCTCACCGGCAATTTCGACTTCAACGCGTTGCCGGACGAAACGCGCCGCTTGAAAGACGCATTCTTGGCTTGCGACTCGTCCCCGAGCTCGCCCGTGATCGTCTTTGTTTCGAAAATGTTCCCCGTCGAGAAGAAATCGTTGCCGGAGAACAAACCGAAGCCTCTCACCCCGGAGGAGTTGGCGCAACGGAGGGAGATTGCGCGTCTCAGACACGCGGAGAAAATGACCGCGAACCAACGACAACGCTCGACCGAGTTGGATCGAATCGAAGCGAGATCGTCGGAGGACAAGGCGGTCGAAACAACCGAGATGAGCGAGATGAGCGAAACCAGCGAAACTAGCGAAACCAGCGAGACCAGCGAGACCAGCGAAACCGCCGAAACCAACGAAACCAGCCAGTGCGTTCAATCCAATTCCGACACAGCCATGATAGCGTTCGCGAGAGCTTATTCCGGCTGTTTGCGGAAAGGGAGCACCGTATTCGTTCTTGGACCGAAACACGATCCTCGGACAGCGGTGGAGGTACCGACCGACGATACCGTCACGCTTAGGGATTTGAAACCCGGCAGACACGTGACCGTCACTACCATACAAAAGCTCTATCTGCTGATGGGCAGGGAGTTGGAGCCCACGGACACGGTGACTGCCGGCAATGTATTTGGAATCGGTCAACTGGAAGAGCACGTACTGAAAACTGCTACCCTTTCTTCTACCGTTGCTTGTCCGCCGTTCTCCGAACCGATGTCCTTTGGTGTTCCTATAATGCGAGTAGCTCTCGAGCCGAAGCATCCGAACGATTTGCCGGCATTGATCAACGGTTTAAAGCTGCTGAATCAAGCGGACGCTTGCGCGGTGGTGCGCATTCAGGAGAGCGGAGAAATAGTACTGAGTACCGCCGGGGAAGTGCACCTGGAAAGATGCTTGGAAGATTTGAAGCTGAGGTACGCGAAAGTCGACGTGAACGTGTCGGAGCCCATCGTGCCGTTCAGGGAAACGGTTGTACCACCGCCACGGGTCGACATGGTCAACGAGGCGATCGAGAAGAAGCCGGACGACCTTCCGCAGAGTTTTCCCACGTGGACAGCGAATCGACAGTGTTACTTTGAAATAGACGCGAGACCTCTGCCGCAGAAAGTTACCAAAATCTTGGAGAAACACGCGGATTTGTTAAAGTCTCTGTATCGTCACTACGGGAAATTATCTTTGGCCGAGGGAGACACGGAAGGGGAGTTGCTGGAAGGGAAACTACCGTTGGCGACGCCGGAGGAAACGGTCGAATCGTCGTCGCGTCGGATGTCCGAACGAACGGAAAAAGCGCTCGCCGCCTTGAAACACGAGTTGTCGATCGGCTTTCAAGAGGCGGGACAAGAACACGTCTTGGAGAAAATATGGTCGTTTGGGCCACGGAATTGCGGGCCGAATATCCTCTTAAACGAAACCGATTACAAACAGAATAAATTTTGGGAAGGCCATTCAAAGTCCGACGACCCACGATTTCC ATACGAAAGCAGTATGGTCAGTGGATTTCAACTGGCGACGCTTGCCGGACCGTTATGCGAAGAGCCAATGACGGGTGTTTGTTTTGTTCTGAAAAAGTGGCAAATTTTTCAGGAAGGCCAAAG TGAAAATTACGGTCAGAACCAAGGCCGCGTGGGTGGACTTTTAATGTCGGCATGCAAAGAAGCTTGTCGCCGAGCATTCAACTTCAGACACCCTCGACTGGTTACTCCGATGTACAGCTGCAGCGTTTTAGTCAATTCGGACGTGTTGG
- the LOC116430366 gene encoding elongation factor-like GTPase 1 isoform X4 yields the protein MRLVSAEKLSDVQKNPSNIRNICILAHVDHGKTTLADSLVASNGIISNKLAGKLRYLDSRPDEQVRGITMKSSSIGLYHRYDSREFIVNLIDSPGHVDFASEVSTAVRLCDGAIIVIDVVEGVCPQTRSALSTSYAEGLKPILVLNKIDRLITEMKLVPLDAYVLLSQVLEQVNAVMGELFASDAMEREDKEQLSQDESTGEPVSERSIADWQSALRSMDDSGLYFSPEQGNVLFSSATDGWGFGVKDFAKIFARKLGFSETVLSKTLWGDFYANAKTKRIVRGAQEKAKKPLFVQLILDNLWTLYETITVRKDRERMSSIAEKLDIKLTSRDLRHTDPKAQLQAVCSQWLPLARACLDAVCEIVPAPNNLTSEKVGRLLTGNFDFNALPDETRRLKDAFLACDSSPSSPVIVFVSKMFPVEKKSLPENKPKPLTPEELAQRREIARLRHAEKMTANQRQRSTELDRIEARSSEDKAVETTEMSEMSETSETSETSETSETSETAETNETSQCVQSNSDTAMIAFARAYSGCLRKGSTVFVLGPKHDPRTAVEVPTDDTVTLRDLKPGRHVTVTTIQKLYLLMGRELEPTDTVTAGNVFGIGQLEEHVLKTATLSSTVACPPFSEPMSFGVPIMRVALEPKHPNDLPALINGLKLLNQADACAVVRIQESGEIVLSTAGEVHLERCLEDLKLRYAKVDVNVSEPIVPFRETVVPPPRVDMVNEAIEKKPDDLPQSFPTWTANRQCYFEIDARPLPQKVTKILEKHADLLKSLYRHYGKLSLAEGDTEGELLEGKLPLATPEETVESSSRRMSERTEKALAALKHELSIGFQEAGQEHVLEKIWSFGPRNCGPNILLNETDYKQNKFWEGHSKSDDPRFPYESSMVSGFQLATLAGPLCEEPMTGVCFVLKKWQIFQEGQSENYGQNQGRVGGLLMSACKEACRRAFNFRHPRLVTPMYSCSVLVNSDVLEREQNLVSYT from the exons ATGCGACTCGTCAGCGCGGAAAAATTGTCGGACGTACAAAAGAACCCGAGCAATATACGAAACATTTGCATACTGGCGCACGTGGACCATGGGAAGACGACGCTCGCCGATTCGTTGGTCGCCAGTAACggaatcatttcgaataaaCTGGCGGGCAAACTCCGATACTTGGATAGCAGGCCGGACGAGCAGGTACGAGGGATCACGATGAAGTCGAGTTCCATCGGGCTGTACCATAGGTACGATAGTCGAGAGTTCATCGTGAATCTGATCGATTCACCGGGACACGTCGACTTTGCTTCGGAAGTCTCGACGGCCGTTCGGTTATGCGACGGAGCGATAATCGTGATCGACGTGGTCGAAGGCGTGTGCCCGCAAACGCGCAGCGCTCTCTCCACTTCGTACGCGGAGGGTCTGAAGCCGATATTGGTGCTGAACAAGATCGACAGGTTGATCACGGAGATGAAATTGGTGCCGTTGGACGCGTACGTGCTCTTGAGCCAAGTACTGGAGCAAGTGAACGCGGTGATGGGGGAGCTTTTCGCCAGCGACGCGATGGAGCGGGAAGACAAGGAACAGCTGTCCCAGGACGAGTCGACGGGAGAGCCAGTGTCGGAAAGGAGCATAGCCGACTGGCAGTCCGCGCTGAGAAGCATGGACGATTCCGGCCTCTATTTCTCTCCGGAGCAAGGTAACGTTCTCTTCTCCAGCGCCACGGACGGCTGGGGGTTCGGCGTGAAAGATTTTGCCAAGATATTTGCGAGAAAACTGGGTTTCAGCGAGACGGTGCTGTCGAAAACGCTCTGGGGCGATTTCTACGCGAACGCAAAGACCAAGAGGATCGTCCGAGGAGCGCAAGAGAAGGCCAAGAAGCCGTTGTTCGTTCAGTTGATTCTGGACAACCTCTGGACGTTGTACGAGACGATCACGGTGAGGAAGGACAGAGAGAGGATGAGCTCGATCGCGGAGAAGCTGGACATCAAACTGACCAGCAGAGATCTGAGGCACACGGACCCGAAGGCTCAGCTGCAAGCCGTTTGCTCTCAGTGGTTGCCACTGGCTCGAGCTTGTCTCGACGCGGTGTGCGAGATCGTCCCGGCTCCGAACAATTTAACCAGCGAAAAGGTCGGACGATTGCTCACCGGCAATTTCGACTTCAACGCGTTGCCGGACGAAACGCGCCGCTTGAAAGACGCATTCTTGGCTTGCGACTCGTCCCCGAGCTCGCCCGTGATCGTCTTTGTTTCGAAAATGTTCCCCGTCGAGAAGAAATCGTTGCCGGAGAACAAACCGAAGCCTCTCACCCCGGAGGAGTTGGCGCAACGGAGGGAGATTGCGCGTCTCAGACACGCGGAGAAAATGACCGCGAACCAACGACAACGCTCGACCGAGTTGGATCGAATCGAAGCGAGATCGTCGGAGGACAAGGCGGTCGAAACAACCGAGATGAGCGAGATGAGCGAAACCAGCGAAACTAGCGAAACCAGCGAGACCAGCGAGACCAGCGAAACCGCCGAAACCAACGAAACCAGCCAGTGCGTTCAATCCAATTCCGACACAGCCATGATAGCGTTCGCGAGAGCTTATTCCGGCTGTTTGCGGAAAGGGAGCACCGTATTCGTTCTTGGACCGAAACACGATCCTCGGACAGCGGTGGAGGTACCGACCGACGATACCGTCACGCTTAGGGATTTGAAACCCGGCAGACACGTGACCGTCACTACCATACAAAAGCTCTATCTGCTGATGGGCAGGGAGTTGGAGCCCACGGACACGGTGACTGCCGGCAATGTATTTGGAATCGGTCAACTGGAAGAGCACGTACTGAAAACTGCTACCCTTTCTTCTACCGTTGCTTGTCCGCCGTTCTCCGAACCGATGTCCTTTGGTGTTCCTATAATGCGAGTAGCTCTCGAGCCGAAGCATCCGAACGATTTGCCGGCATTGATCAACGGTTTAAAGCTGCTGAATCAAGCGGACGCTTGCGCGGTGGTGCGCATTCAGGAGAGCGGAGAAATAGTACTGAGTACCGCCGGGGAAGTGCACCTGGAAAGATGCTTGGAAGATTTGAAGCTGAGGTACGCGAAAGTCGACGTGAACGTGTCGGAGCCCATCGTGCCGTTCAGGGAAACGGTTGTACCACCGCCACGGGTCGACATGGTCAACGAGGCGATCGAGAAGAAGCCGGACGACCTTCCGCAGAGTTTTCCCACGTGGACAGCGAATCGACAGTGTTACTTTGAAATAGACGCGAGACCTCTGCCGCAGAAAGTTACCAAAATCTTGGAGAAACACGCGGATTTGTTAAAGTCTCTGTATCGTCACTACGGGAAATTATCTTTGGCCGAGGGAGACACGGAAGGGGAGTTGCTGGAAGGGAAACTACCGTTGGCGACGCCGGAGGAAACGGTCGAATCGTCGTCGCGTCGGATGTCCGAACGAACGGAAAAAGCGCTCGCCGCCTTGAAACACGAGTTGTCGATCGGCTTTCAAGAGGCGGGACAAGAACACGTCTTGGAGAAAATATGGTCGTTTGGGCCACGGAATTGCGGGCCGAATATCCTCTTAAACGAAACCGATTACAAACAGAATAAATTTTGGGAAGGCCATTCAAAGTCCGACGACCCACGATTTCC ATACGAAAGCAGTATGGTCAGTGGATTTCAACTGGCGACGCTTGCCGGACCGTTATGCGAAGAGCCAATGACGGGTGTTTGTTTTGTTCTGAAAAAGTGGCAAATTTTTCAGGAAGGCCAAAG TGAAAATTACGGTCAGAACCAAGGCCGCGTGGGTGGACTTTTAATGTCGGCATGCAAAGAAGCTTGTCGCCGAGCATTCAACTTCAGACACCCTCGACTGGTTACTCCGATGTACAGCTGCAGCGTTTTAGTCAATTCGGACGTGTTGG
- the LOC116430366 gene encoding elongation factor-like GTPase 1 isoform X2: MRLVSAEKLSDVQKNPSNIRNICILAHVDHGKTTLADSLVASNGIISNKLAGKLRYLDSRPDEQVRGITMKSSSIGLYHRYDSREFIVNLIDSPGHVDFASEVSTAVRLCDGAIIVIDVVEGVCPQTRSALSTSYAEGLKPILVLNKIDRLITEMKLVPLDAYVLLSQVLEQVNAVMGELFASDAMEREDKEQLSQDESTGEPVSERSIADWQSALRSMDDSGLYFSPEQGNVLFSSATDGWGFGVKDFAKIFARKLGFSETVLSKTLWGDFYANAKTKRIVRGAQEKAKKPLFVQLILDNLWTLYETITVRKDRERMSSIAEKLDIKLTSRDLRHTDPKAQLQAVCSQWLPLARACLDAVCEIVPAPNNLTSEKVGRLLTGNFDFNALPDETRRLKDAFLACDSSPSSPVIVFVSKMFPVEKKSLPENKPKPLTPEELAQRREIARLRHAEKMTANQRQRSTELDRIEARSSEDKAVETTEMSEMSETSETSETSETSETSETAETNETSQCVQSNSDTAMIAFARAYSGCLRKGSTVFVLGPKHDPRTAVEVPTDDTVTLRDLKPGRHVTVTTIQKLYLLMGRELEPTDTVTAGNVFGIGQLEEHVLKTATLSSTVACPPFSEPMSFGVPIMRVALEPKHPNDLPALINGLKLLNQADACAVVRIQESGEIVLSTAGEVHLERCLEDLKLRYAKVDVNVSEPIVPFRETVVPPPRVDMVNEAIEKKPDDLPQSFPTWTANRQCYFEIDARPLPQKVTKILEKHADLLKSLYRHYGKLSLAEGDTEGELLEGKLPLATPEETVESSSRRMSERTEKALAALKHELSIGFQEAGQEHVLEKIWSFGPRNCGPNILLNETDYKQNKFWEGHSKSDDPRFPYESSMVSGFQLATLAGPLCEEPMTGVCFVLKKWQIFQEGQSENYGQNQGRVGGLLMSACKEACRRAFNFRHPRLVTPMYSCSVLVNSDVLGGSVQRFCLRLCFMICTCKTSVRRLQVGPTFTEPKERGPFRWRNATME; the protein is encoded by the exons ATGCGACTCGTCAGCGCGGAAAAATTGTCGGACGTACAAAAGAACCCGAGCAATATACGAAACATTTGCATACTGGCGCACGTGGACCATGGGAAGACGACGCTCGCCGATTCGTTGGTCGCCAGTAACggaatcatttcgaataaaCTGGCGGGCAAACTCCGATACTTGGATAGCAGGCCGGACGAGCAGGTACGAGGGATCACGATGAAGTCGAGTTCCATCGGGCTGTACCATAGGTACGATAGTCGAGAGTTCATCGTGAATCTGATCGATTCACCGGGACACGTCGACTTTGCTTCGGAAGTCTCGACGGCCGTTCGGTTATGCGACGGAGCGATAATCGTGATCGACGTGGTCGAAGGCGTGTGCCCGCAAACGCGCAGCGCTCTCTCCACTTCGTACGCGGAGGGTCTGAAGCCGATATTGGTGCTGAACAAGATCGACAGGTTGATCACGGAGATGAAATTGGTGCCGTTGGACGCGTACGTGCTCTTGAGCCAAGTACTGGAGCAAGTGAACGCGGTGATGGGGGAGCTTTTCGCCAGCGACGCGATGGAGCGGGAAGACAAGGAACAGCTGTCCCAGGACGAGTCGACGGGAGAGCCAGTGTCGGAAAGGAGCATAGCCGACTGGCAGTCCGCGCTGAGAAGCATGGACGATTCCGGCCTCTATTTCTCTCCGGAGCAAGGTAACGTTCTCTTCTCCAGCGCCACGGACGGCTGGGGGTTCGGCGTGAAAGATTTTGCCAAGATATTTGCGAGAAAACTGGGTTTCAGCGAGACGGTGCTGTCGAAAACGCTCTGGGGCGATTTCTACGCGAACGCAAAGACCAAGAGGATCGTCCGAGGAGCGCAAGAGAAGGCCAAGAAGCCGTTGTTCGTTCAGTTGATTCTGGACAACCTCTGGACGTTGTACGAGACGATCACGGTGAGGAAGGACAGAGAGAGGATGAGCTCGATCGCGGAGAAGCTGGACATCAAACTGACCAGCAGAGATCTGAGGCACACGGACCCGAAGGCTCAGCTGCAAGCCGTTTGCTCTCAGTGGTTGCCACTGGCTCGAGCTTGTCTCGACGCGGTGTGCGAGATCGTCCCGGCTCCGAACAATTTAACCAGCGAAAAGGTCGGACGATTGCTCACCGGCAATTTCGACTTCAACGCGTTGCCGGACGAAACGCGCCGCTTGAAAGACGCATTCTTGGCTTGCGACTCGTCCCCGAGCTCGCCCGTGATCGTCTTTGTTTCGAAAATGTTCCCCGTCGAGAAGAAATCGTTGCCGGAGAACAAACCGAAGCCTCTCACCCCGGAGGAGTTGGCGCAACGGAGGGAGATTGCGCGTCTCAGACACGCGGAGAAAATGACCGCGAACCAACGACAACGCTCGACCGAGTTGGATCGAATCGAAGCGAGATCGTCGGAGGACAAGGCGGTCGAAACAACCGAGATGAGCGAGATGAGCGAAACCAGCGAAACTAGCGAAACCAGCGAGACCAGCGAGACCAGCGAAACCGCCGAAACCAACGAAACCAGCCAGTGCGTTCAATCCAATTCCGACACAGCCATGATAGCGTTCGCGAGAGCTTATTCCGGCTGTTTGCGGAAAGGGAGCACCGTATTCGTTCTTGGACCGAAACACGATCCTCGGACAGCGGTGGAGGTACCGACCGACGATACCGTCACGCTTAGGGATTTGAAACCCGGCAGACACGTGACCGTCACTACCATACAAAAGCTCTATCTGCTGATGGGCAGGGAGTTGGAGCCCACGGACACGGTGACTGCCGGCAATGTATTTGGAATCGGTCAACTGGAAGAGCACGTACTGAAAACTGCTACCCTTTCTTCTACCGTTGCTTGTCCGCCGTTCTCCGAACCGATGTCCTTTGGTGTTCCTATAATGCGAGTAGCTCTCGAGCCGAAGCATCCGAACGATTTGCCGGCATTGATCAACGGTTTAAAGCTGCTGAATCAAGCGGACGCTTGCGCGGTGGTGCGCATTCAGGAGAGCGGAGAAATAGTACTGAGTACCGCCGGGGAAGTGCACCTGGAAAGATGCTTGGAAGATTTGAAGCTGAGGTACGCGAAAGTCGACGTGAACGTGTCGGAGCCCATCGTGCCGTTCAGGGAAACGGTTGTACCACCGCCACGGGTCGACATGGTCAACGAGGCGATCGAGAAGAAGCCGGACGACCTTCCGCAGAGTTTTCCCACGTGGACAGCGAATCGACAGTGTTACTTTGAAATAGACGCGAGACCTCTGCCGCAGAAAGTTACCAAAATCTTGGAGAAACACGCGGATTTGTTAAAGTCTCTGTATCGTCACTACGGGAAATTATCTTTGGCCGAGGGAGACACGGAAGGGGAGTTGCTGGAAGGGAAACTACCGTTGGCGACGCCGGAGGAAACGGTCGAATCGTCGTCGCGTCGGATGTCCGAACGAACGGAAAAAGCGCTCGCCGCCTTGAAACACGAGTTGTCGATCGGCTTTCAAGAGGCGGGACAAGAACACGTCTTGGAGAAAATATGGTCGTTTGGGCCACGGAATTGCGGGCCGAATATCCTCTTAAACGAAACCGATTACAAACAGAATAAATTTTGGGAAGGCCATTCAAAGTCCGACGACCCACGATTTCC ATACGAAAGCAGTATGGTCAGTGGATTTCAACTGGCGACGCTTGCCGGACCGTTATGCGAAGAGCCAATGACGGGTGTTTGTTTTGTTCTGAAAAAGTGGCAAATTTTTCAGGAAGGCCAAAG TGAAAATTACGGTCAGAACCAAGGCCGCGTGGGTGGACTTTTAATGTCGGCATGCAAAGAAGCTTGTCGCCGAGCATTCAACTTCAGACACCCTCGACTGGTTACTCCGATGTACAGCTGCAGCGTTTTAGTCAATTCGGACGTGTTGG